A genomic region of Papaver somniferum cultivar HN1 chromosome 7, ASM357369v1, whole genome shotgun sequence contains the following coding sequences:
- the LOC113299474 gene encoding uncharacterized protein LOC113299474 codes for MTNPWLRGGRKVWNSPHYSFKLENLIFLTVSGEVDTLKVVTDEENGVIMGASGLLKLEKFDQFFVPSNHMKETCSLSVHTALPGMYPWISVDFTFVYIECTHC; via the exons ATGACAAATCCATGGCTAAGAGGAGGACGAAAAGTCTGGAATTCCCCTCATTACTCATTCAAGTTGGAAAATTTGATCTTTCTCACAG TGAGTGGTGAAGTTGATACCTTGAAAGTGGTTACTGACGAAGAAAATGGTGTTATTATGGGAGCTTCAGGTCTGTTGAAACTAGAAAAATTTGATCAG TTTTTTGTTCCAAGTAATCATATGAAAGAGACATGTAGTTTGTCTGTGCATACTGCATTGCCAGGGATGTACCCATGGATTTCAGTAGATTTTACGTTCGTGTACATAGAATGCACACATTGTTAG